The DNA window CAAGTGAAAGTCAATTTGTCACTGGTTGTAAAGGTGAAGAAATACACGACAATTAGAGAAGGCTCATAATGACCTGCTCTTCTGATCACAGGGAGCCCGTGCTCAGCTGTAGCGTGCCCAGGAAGATAATAGGGAGATAGGAGAGAAGTCTAGATGGCTGTAAAGATTAGGGCTCTGAGAAGGAACAACATCCAGCATCTCCTGAAGCTCAGGTCTGCAGGAGATGGCCCTCGTGTTCCTCCAtctcctgcccctgctgtgAAATGAGGTGGGCAGTCTCATCCCAGGTACAAGGGATGAGAAGCAGCTTGATTTTCCACTCCATTTGCACAAATCCAGTGGCTTCCCAGTGATAGTCATACTGGTGAAAAATGTCAGCAGGGATGAGATGCAGGGATGAGATCCAGACTATGTTTGAGGACCATGTGGAGACAGGACCTAGAGCCTGTCTCTAGTCTGGAGCCAAGGGAGAATAGGACAGACCTCAAATCACATGCCCTCACTATCTGTGCACCTGTGATGATCCAGAGCCCCAACACCTCTGCTGAATGCCTGAACAAGGGCAGCAAAGGCAGTCACAGGACATGTGTTAACCCAGAACACACAGGACTGGTTAGTCCAATCAAGACAAAGAAAAGGAGATAGTTCATTCTCTTTAATGTGGAATAAAAAATCCCAGGACTCCTCTGCTGTGACCCATGGTTATTTTTACCTGGGTATATGCCCTAAAACTCCACATATGTAATATCAAATCTTTAAAGCAATAAATTCTCCTGGATTCCTTCCCATGAACTACTCTATCAAGGTTGTACTTTACCTGGTTAATCTTAAATCAGTGCAGTTCCTACAGGAGATTTCTTATTGCTGGATTCAGctcacttgggaaaaaaacccatgaactGTCCCAGAGACAACCTTGTCCTTAAGTGGTGTCCTTGATCCCAACCCTCACCTCTTTTGTCACTCCAGCCTGGAATCATCCTGAGACACTGCTCTTGCCACTCGTGGGCTGTGTTTTACCCTGCTGGGTTCCCTGGAACCTACAGGCAATGTCCCATGTCACAGGAGATGGCTGTTGTAAGTATTGGCCTTTGAGACACAACTTCCCTACATTGTTTTTGAAcacaagagctttctgtgcttcCAGCTTAGCCTAAGGATGATTTCCTGGAGAGCACTCTCTCCAGCTGTGGAATCTTTTCATGATGTCCAAGCAAAGATCTGTGAAAGTGGTATTTTTAGGTCCTCTGGCCGCTATGAAATACATTCTTTTCATATTCCTTATATAACCTCCATCTGAAAGAGCCAACAGGCTTTGGAGCCTTTCCCACTGCTTTCATATCTCAGTGGGAgcgaaaaaaaaaataatggcaaaCTAGTTTTATGGCCTGCATATCATCTCTGACAAAAGCAACTATTGCTGCTATTAAACTTGCAAgtgcacacacaggcacagataATCATGAACACCAAGAGGCAGCAGGGACGGTTCAGCAACGTGGCACTGCTGAGCCAGGCAGTTCTGTGTGCCAGGCTGGCCAGTTCCCTCCAGGCTGGATGCAAATATCACCAACCAGTTGGGGAACTGAGGCCACACACTGCACAACCCCTTTCCACACAGAGAGGCTAGAGGAGGCATGGTAAGGTATGTTTAAAATCCTTCTCCCCATTCCTAATGGAGGTGTGACCCTGCTGATCATAAACACACCCAGCACCAGGCCAATAAACTGGCAATATACTGCCAGCTTCGTTAGGTGGGAGCAAGCAGGACTTGCTTGGCACAAACAAGGCTGCAGTCATGACCTGCAGTTCAGTGTCCTGTGTGTGAGAGAAGAGGCTGCTGGGATCAACAGAGTGCTCCCAGCTCAAGTCCAGGGGGAGAAGAGCTCTGAGTCTAACCCAGGTCTGGGAAGGAAAGTAGTTTGGGAACTGTATTTCCAAGGCTTACTCTGGAAGGATGCCAGGCTTGCCTGATCATGACTGCTTTCAGAGGCCTGAGGCCACCCCTACCTTGGGAGACCAGTTGTGGATGGAGACATGGGTTCACAAACCCCCAAGCTCTGCAGGCCACGCTCCACTCCAGTGTCCCGTCTGTCAGGAAtgacattgaggggctggagcaggtccagagaagagcaacaaggcttGATcatctcggaggtcccttccaacccagctgattctatgattctatgattctatgattctatgattctatgattctatgattctatgactagTGGCTCTCTGCTGATGCTGAGCTGCCCAAAAGGTTTCTTTAATTTGTGGTGTCCAGAGATTCCACCTGCACCCCAAGGACCAGAGCCCCTCCTGGCCTGAACTGCACATAGATTATCTTTATTACAGGACTGTTATGTTTGCACAGTTTAGTGATTTAATATCAGTTTAAAGCCTTCTCTGTGAGCAATGCTGTTTGAAGTCATGCTCCCTCTTTTCAGCTCAGCTTGCCAAGTCTGTAAAACCTTTATTGCTAATGGTGGAAAAGCTTAAAGAAGCCAAGATAACTTTCCCAGGCTGGGTATTAAGACTGGGTTCGGAAGAGTAAATAAGTGAAGAGTATTACATGGACTTCATTAAATATCAACCAACACCAACAGCCACTCATTTATAACACAACGGCAGGGCGAGGGAGcacccaggagcagagctgggaaaggtaTGAATCACATGGGATAGGAGAGATGAACATGAGAAGGGCTGGAATTGCCGTGGAGCTCCAGGTGTGGCTCCCAAGGTCACAACACAACTCCTGACTGAAGCTCCTGCAAAGACTATAGATTTGGAGCTGATGAATTGGCAGAGTTGGTGTGGTTCATCTCCTCTCAGCTGGGGAGGGCTCTGGGCACGTGGTGTGTGTCTTTCTCCCTTCTGCCACAGTGGGTAAGGACAAAATTCTCCCTCCTAGGAGGGAGAATTTAAATtcaggctgcagccagcacatCTCCCGGGACTGTCAGTTCTtggatgtttgttttttagctTTTACTTCCTTATAGACAGCTCCTGCCTTTACTGGTTTCTAGTCACAGGGTGCCAACACCAGGAAGAGTAAATTACAGAAAGTCTTGCTACAGTTCCTGTGATTTCGTGTGCCAATACTTTAAAACTCCCCCTACAACTTGGCTTGGTGTTTGAAACCCCTCTCTTCCATTCACCATCCACTGCTCTTCATGAGTTCAGCACTCCCCACATAAGAAAAACTGAGGTAAGGACCATCCCCAAATTATGTTTCACTTCCAGCCCTTCCTCATTATGAAGTATTCTAACTTCTACtttccttcctcattttctcTCACCTTCCTAAGGCTCTTGCTCTCattttaatatcctttttcaTATCTCTCAGTGTGATTGCTACTGATTCTCCCTTGTTTCCTGCCCCTCTTGTTCCCCAAAGCAGAGCTTCCTTCACACGTCAGTCCTTTCAAACATCCCTGCTTACTCCTAACACCCTGTTGCAGCAGTCATTAACCAGTCAGGACTGGAACTGTCACCTCCCTGCTAAATTTTCCTCCCTTGTTTGAGAGGTGCAAATTCCAAGCTGATTTTGCAACCTGTAGCATCAATTCCCATTTGCAGCTCTAGTATCTCCCAGCTGTTTGGTGTTTTGAAGCCTTTTCTCAAACCAGCAATGAGCCAGATCAGGTGATCCAGGAAACTCTGTCATCCCTTCAGCTGTGAGGCCACAGATTCATCTCCCCAAGACACATCATCTCCCTCTCTCCAGACTGTTTGTAGCTGCCGGTTTCAGGCTCTTATCTCTCCCCTGGGACTCCAGGGGCTGCTTCTGTCACActtgtgctgcaggagctgtttggAAACGGGATCAATGCAAGTTCTCTTGtcctcctgaggtcccttccaacctcattTTTCCCACAGTCTGCTGGAGAGGGCATGGAGCAACATCACAAACAGATCCAAACTGGTCCCAGCTTCAGGCACCAGCTTGTCAAGTTGCACCCAGGTCTGGGCTGGACTATCAGCACAGGGTGGAACCAATGTACTCCTCTTCTCTGGAACGTCTCTGTGACACACTCAGTTGGTTTCCATGCTGGCATATCTCTTGCCAGGTGCAGTGCCACTGGAACATTTTCCACTTTGGAAGGGTGAGTTCTTGGGAGAGAAATAAATCAGAGCTGAACCTCTGATGCTACAGAAGGGCCTTGATTCCAGCTGCGGGTTCCTGGGATTCCCGCTCTTTGTCCGACTATCTTTGGCTCCCTCTCCTGGCTGAAAACACGGGTTACAGCCaagagaaaagagcagaaacCACCAGGCTCCGGGGACCCTCCAGCCTGCGGTCCTGATGCTGACTAGAGGATGATGAAGCGTTTGCAATCTCACTTTGCATCCCTTGATCAGTGGGGTTAAACAtgttattttcccttccccagcactgtaGAACCCTTTTTAATGCAGCAAGCCTGGGAGTGaccatctgttttatttttattgcaaattcCACGCAGGGATGTCAGGCATCACCACCTGAACTCCTGTGGGGATACGGCTCTCTGCCCtctaagaaagaaaaccaaagccaaaTACCCCCAAAATTCTGCCTTTATTAACATTTAGTCCCTCTGTTGGCGTTTAAATTCAGAATACAGCCAGCACATCTCTTGGGCCCTGCTTCCATCCAGCTGTGCTTGCCTGGCCCCTGCTTTGAGGCTGCCCTAACCCTGGCCAGGTAATTCCACAGTTGCTCTGGCTgacagggagcagctccagggcccGCAGATGGTGCTGTGTCCTTATTCCCGGCTGCCTTTCTCCTCTGTTCCCGGTCTGGGAGGTGGCTGCTGTCTCACAGACACCGGCTCAGCCACAGATGGGGACAGTGGGCTGGGAAAGACCCTGGGGACATGTCAGGTCATCACCTGAGTGCTCCTGCTCTCGAGGGTCAGCTCCGGTGGGGCcttttatatacacacatacatatatatatatatatgtgtgtatgtatgtatacatatatgtgtaatgtatatagtatttatttataatacatAATAACATAgcattatatataatatataaatagtatatagtgtgtgtatatatattatatataaatagtaCATACTATGATATATATGTATGGTATATGTGTTGTATAATATtatgtaaaatacatattacatataaatatatatattatatataaaaatatataatatacaaaaatttgtgtattttatatattatatatgtaaaatatatatttatatatgaatatataatatatattatatataataatatatatattatacattatatataatatatataatgcatataatatatattataatatatattatatattatatataaatacataatatatataaatatataatatataatatataaatattatatattatgtatatacgGGTGTATATGTTATGTATATACACGTAATAtgcacatatatgtatacatatgtacaGGTACATGTATATAATGCACGCATcacatgaaaatacattaatttatatttttacacattattatatttattacacACACAACTGTGCCTTCGCGGCTCGCCGTTCTGCCAGAGGATAAGGTGGGACTAAAGGGCAGAGGTGGCCGCGGGGTTCCCTCACGCTGCGACGGGCAGATGCCAGTGATGGAGGAAAAGGCGCATTTTCGGTCCAAGGCCGAACACGCGGGGATCCGgcgggagctgctgctccctgagggAACCGGGACCGGAACCGGGACCAGGACGAGGACCAAAAGCAGGACGAGGACCAGCACCGGCACCAGCACCGGAAgcggccccgccccgggccCATCGCGCAGGCGCGGGCGTGACGTCATTTCCGGTGACCGGAGCCGTtccggggcggcggggccgggacgCGGCGCTGCTGCTGCGGGAGCTCCGGTACGGGGGGACGGGGAAGCCGGGGCCGTGTGTGGGTAATGCTGGGCAATCCTCGCTCCGCCCGCCGGGGCAGGCACCGAGGGGTTGGGGCCTGCCCGTCCCCGGCTGTAACGCGGTGAGACGCGTCTCTGGGAGCGGTCCCGGTGCGCCGGGACCTCCCTGAGGAGCCCGGGGAAGGCGGTGGTGTGGGACAGGGGTTCCCGTGTGACAGCCAGGAGCGCTGTCATGTGCTGTGAGGGGCTGAATGCGAATAGCTCAGCAAAATAAAGGCATACTTtgtccccttccagccccaggTCTAGCTACAGGAATTATGCCAGACTTGCAACGTTCTAATTTTACGTTGTTCTCTGTCCACCTGTGACTGGATTTGGAAATGCAGCCCCCAGTTCAGAAACGCTGGCATGCTGCTAAAAACTAGATTAAGCCAACTTTAGTACCCATGCAAGTGCTGGCATAAAAGTCTGCAGTTTTCTTAACCTGCTCATCCGGTCCGTGCACCGCAGCCATTTCTTACGTTCCTGAATGCAGCTCCTCCTGAATTGCTCAAAACGTTCACGTGGGCAGAGATGCTGATCAGTGCCTGTGTTTACCAGAGGCTCAGGACTGtttgtgctgagctgggagagctgctcagAAGAGGGTGTAATTTGGCCAAATGTGAGAATCCTGCCTAACTCTGATGTGTTTGGTTTGCTTTAGTTTCCAATTGAACACAGGAAGTAAACATTAAGGTGaattaaattttgtatttctgcaaTGAAGCTgtgtaattttgtattttgtgttttggttggttggttggttagGTTTCATCTGAGGTCGTTTTCTACCTGTGAGGCAGGATAAAGAGATTAGAGAAACCTGCACTTTCTAATCCTGGTAGGATAATTAAAATGTCTGGACTGTGCATCTGGTTGTAGCGCCGGTTCTTTGAAAGGCAGTGTCCTTAGCAGGGGAACAGAGGGATACAGAAcataataaatatgtaaatcaTCGATGTGGTTGTTGGTCTGTGGGATTGTTCGTCATGTGCAGCCCTTGGTTTTTGACAGATTCCTGCTGCATTATGTCAGGAGACAGCGACTGCACCAGGACAAGTCCATCGGCAGGGTCTCCGTCAGACAACGAGCTCTTGCCGGATCGGCCAAAGTATGTTTGTTCACTGTCTCCTGATCTCGTTACCAAAGCCCGGGAGGAGCTCCAAGAGAAACCCGAATGGAGGCTCCGTGACGTGCAGGCGCTCCGGGACATGGTGTGCAAGGACTATCCCTCCCTGGGGACGTGCCTGGACGATGCTTTTTTGCTGAGATTCCTCAGAGCCAGGAAGTTCGATTACGATCGAGCGCTTCAGCTCCTGGTGAACTACCACACCTGCAGGAGGACCTGGCCCGAGGTGTTCAGTAACTTGAAGCCATCTGCAATAAAGCCTGTCCTGGAGTCAGGCTTTGTCACTGTGCTGCCTCATCGGGACCCCGAGGGACGTCACGTCGTCTGCATCCGCCCAGGTACTGAATCAATGCCCCAATGTCTTTGTTCTCCGTCCTCGAGGTGTGTCTGGGCCAAATACTtgttccctgctcccctgaACAGTGGGGACTTGTACAGAGCATGTGGGTTCtctctgaaatttgaaaagctGGCTTGTGAAGGGACACGCTGGTCGTTAGCCAGCATTATTCCAGTTCCTTTTCCTGTGTCAGCAGTAACTGCAGtcatgtgaaaatgaaaatgcagtgaGGTGGGTCGATGAAATATCAGACAATTCAAGGAAAACTAATATGTAGTAACTCAAATTGAAGCAGGGCTGCTGGCCTACACTTAGAAGCTTATGATTTGCTTTCACAGTaagcagagagaggagcctATGGCTCTGGCTCCCATGTAAATAATCAGCCTTCTGTGTGCTTTTGGTGCTGCCAGGCTTGCTGTAAATTTGTCTTCATTCATTCTCCTTTTTCCCATTTACCTGCTTTCTTTCTGAGCTGAAACTGCTaatgagctgtgctgtgtggagAACGGGGTTCTGAAAACCATTGCCTTTGCTCCCTGAAGTAAACATGAGCTGCCATTTCCCTCTTGCTTAAGAAAGGTGTATTTCTTAATATACAGTTCCGCTCTGAACTAGAACTGTGGCTATTAGAGACTAGCTTTTAAGAGTCCAGGAGAACGGAAATTCAGGTTTTGGAATGTGTTTTGTTAGCTTATATTTACTCTCCGACTTACCATCCATGTCTTGTAACCTCAGACAGATGGACACCCAGTAATTATCCGATTACTGAGAACATTCGTGCCATATACTTAACGTTAGAAAAACTCATTCAGTCCGAAGAGACCCAGGTGAATGGAATTGTAATCCTGGCAGACTACAAAGGAGTCAGCTTATCTAAGGCGTCTCATTTTGGTCCTTTTGTAGCCAAAAAAGTGATTGGAATTCTTCAGGTAAGACCTGAACTGGTGGGAAAATAAGCTTGTGCATTGTAAATGACTGCTTCTGTGTCTTAGAGTTCTTGACTGTGTCACCACAAACTTCATCATCTTGGCTTCTGCCAGCAGAGTTAAACATGTCTCAGCCCAACCAGTTTCTCCCACCCTTACTGCCGATTTACCTCacttgcccttttttttcttttttggtttttgcaCCCCTAAAACTAAATTTGCATTAGAAATGCAAACTTCTGAGCTGGAACAGCAAAAAGCAGTTCTGCTAGGTGGTggtgaggaagagagagagcagagaatTACACTTAGAGAGGAGACAGTGAGGAAATGGCTCGTTGTTTAAAAGGTTGCTGTTGGCTGAGATGGAGCCAACCCCTGGGCAAGTGAAGGTTCCAGTTCAAGTGCTGCTGAAAAAGTTTGGCAGAGAGGACTTTTGAATGGGTGTCATTTGAGGAGCTTTTCTATCCATGCCCTGAAGGCAGAGAGGCTTCTCAGCATAGTGATGGCAAAAGAGACAGTAATAAAAAGCATCTCCTCCTTGATGTCTGGAAGGAAAGTGGTGGAGAGCAAGTGTAAACACAGTGGAGTTGGACAAAACAAGGTGAAAGGAGTGAGGGGTAACCTGGCTAAAGTGGCAGGAAGGTCTGATGATTTCCCTTGATGTTGATACAATCTGGGGGGGGTGAGATGAGAAAACTTCTCTTGAAGGGGTTCATGCCCTCATTACTTTTGTTCTGGCCTGACTGGTTATGTTCTTTGTTGTATCCATGGTGGGGATAAGGAAGGATATAGTGAATCAGGGGAGTTTGCAGAGATGAGACCAGTGAGTTTAGGAATGCCTTTATAAGAACTTGCTCCTTTAAAGTATGATCTAAATGTGTCATTTAACTAGGAGCCCATATTTAATTTGTACAAATAAAATGATGGATGTTACTAATGGAAGCTACTCACAGAACAACAGCTGAACTTGGGGAAGGACATAAAGGTATGGGTGGTATTTAAATGTGTTGCACCAGCCTTGCTGAGTTGCAGCTCTTGTAAAGAGGAGCTAATTCACTGACCTTCCCAGGGAGAAAAATCCTCCAGCAGTGCATGTTATGTGCTTGCTTTGTATAGGTAGAACTGGTTATAAGGGAAAGGAGCTTCACTGTGGCACATGAGACCTTAATTGCTGATCATGAGCTCTtccctttgaaaaatatttcgGCAAATAAATTTCTCCAGCAGAAACCCCATGATTAACTGTTGTTTTAAACTGTCTTGTATAGGAGATActgtgtgtgtcctgctggcagcagaatGTGTTTGTCTTTTGCAGGTAGTGTGATAGAATAGCTGAAATAGCAGAAAGATTGCAATATTAGATTCCTTCTTtacataaaaacacatttagGGTGTCTTGGGCACCAGATCTTGTAGTTGGACACAGTGTtggaagcagctgctctggTGCTAAGTGTGGACCACTTAGTGACTGCATCCTTGTCAGGGCTGGGAATACCCAAAGGACAGGGATTTTCTAAGTGTTTTTGTCAAGGGAGATGGAGATCAacataaaaaatgaagatttactGACAACAATGTGTTTATTGATGCAGGGTTTTCTTGCCTCTTGACTTTGTTTTTATGCTCATAGATCTCATCCTAAGACTGTTCCCTGTAACAAGTTGCATTTCTGTTGCTGTATTGGTTTATGTTGGTACCTCAGATTAAAGTTTGGGAGCCAAACTTTAATGGGATGTGCTGGCAGTCAATCTCAGGAGATTTAGGAAAGAGGAAGGTGGcaaatgttttttaaactgcattACAAAAATCTTCTTTACCCTTCAGGATGGATTCCCCATTCGAATAAAGGCTGTTAACATAATAAATGAGCCTCGTATATTCAAAGGCATTTTTGCAATCATCAAgccttttctgaaggaaaagataGCAAACCGGGTAAGGATTTGTATGATTTTAATGTTAATATTAATGTTTGCAAGTTCCTTGCTTGAccattctgagaaaaaaaaaaaaaaggttgtaaAACTTGACAGCTAGAAAAACATTGGTGCCATTTTACTTGATCTAACGGGtcctttctgctttaatttttaaaaatatgctgttGGGAAAATTCTCTGTGAGAGAGAAACTTTGAGCAACTTAACATGGGCATAAAATTAATATGGAACTTTAGTACATATGCTCTGTATTTAGGACATAAATTCAATCCCTACAGGTGGATTATTTGGGCCACTAGCATTTCATTTATGAGGTGGTGTCACAGGAAACCTGTGTTGCACCTTCCTTGCCCTTTTCCCTTACTCAAGTGTCCTGTATGGCACAAGTACCCTCTCCACAGGACTGGGTGTGGTTGCCAATGATTAAGGGGGTTTTCTCCATAAGGATGAGTACTTTTAATCCCATGAACAAACTTGGTGATGAGTTGAATTTGGAACCTGAGCACAGACAAATGTCAGGTCTCTGTTGCTGGGAGCTGATCTGCACTAGATGTGAGTTGTCTCAAGACTTCTCTCCCTGGTGTGTCTGACTGCCCCTGCCCACCGTTGTGTGTCAGATAAGGACTGTTGTGTGCCCATAAGGACATCACCCCTAAAATTTGCTCTTTGGCTCAGAATAAGCTGGTTAGCTGACTGCTTCAGCAATTTGCTGCAGAGTGTACACGTGCCCTTTTAAagctcttttgctttcttcttcagtttttccttcatGGCTGTGACCTGAATTCCCTCCATCAGAACATTCCCCCGGTGATCCTTCCCGAAGAGTACGGCGGCACCGCAGGCAAGCTGGACATCTCTGCGTGGAACGAGCTGCTGCTGGCCTCTGAGGAGGACTTCCTGCACGACTTCTCCCAGCTGGTTGTGCCCTGTGACAGCTCCCCCCACGACATGCTCGTGAGTGGGGATGCCGATGAAAAGCAGTGCGATGATTCTCTGCGGGGCATGAAACCTCAGCTCTATTACTGCTACTGAGAAACCAGGGCGGGGGGGGGTTGCCAGCAGTTCAGGTCTGCTCTCATAGGTGATGTTGGGAACTCTGCCTTACTCCTAAACCTGCAGTTTAGGGACAGACTGCTGAGGCACTTTACACTGTAGAACcaaaggaagctggagagggcaCAATGGGGGCAGGGCAGAGTTCGAggagaataaaagcaaagagcacAAGTTCTGTAGAAGACTTGAGGCTCATCAACCTCCGTGTGAATGATGCAAATGGCCTGTTCTTTCTAAtgataaagggaaaaaaatattgcaggaTCATAAGCTTGATATTTTCTTATCCCCTCCCCACACAGGCGAAAAGTGACAACGATGATTTACTAACTTTGTGATCATCTGATCCCTTCCCCTTCTGCAAACACCAGTAacccaagaaaagaaaatggcttGTGAACCCTGCAAAATACAGTTCTGTAGTGAAGATTGCATAAACCCATAAAAGTCTTAACTTGGCCTGTCCTCTGTCACATGGTTCAGATTGTGAGTTGGCATTTCTGAAATATCTCAGTGAATATTTGGCTCAAATTAATACAGAACAAAACTTATTCACGAATACCCCTATGGAGAACATCTCCAAAACTTCCTCACTGTTGGAAGAACTGTGACTGGTGGACTAACTACTACAACATCTGTACCATGTTTGCACAACAGGTGCAATCTTCACTTtcagaaagcaggaattttttCAGATAAGTCCTTTTGACTAGACAACAGCTTCAAATAATGAGGTTCAggaccaaataaaaaaaagctgtgtcAGGCACCTTCCCACATTGTCAATTCTTTTCTGGTTGTGATGAGGAATTGGGTAAGTACCTCCTCATGCCCAGAATTCATGAGGAGGCTTTGTAGCAGTTGGCATGTGATGTATAGAAGGCAATACTTCACTGTAAGACAGCAAGGTGCTGCTTTAGCTTGTTACTTTGGGCTGAATTTGAGTTTAAGTCTGTGAAACCAAATGCAGacaggctttttaaaagcacattccTAAATTTCCTGATATTGTAGCATTTTGTTCACTGTGCTTGTTGGCTCTTTTGTGAAATGTtacaagtttgttttttttaaactgtgttaaCCTCTTTTGTCTTTGGTTGTCATGTTCCTGTATGAAGTTAGACTTGAGTCATCTCTGTGATATTTACTCATTGCTTGTATGCCTGTGCTTCTAGGTCTTTGTCTAGAGACAGAACTAAGACTCCAGTGTCAAACCAGGGTAAGATACTGATGTCTAAATAAGCTGTTCCCACTCCCCAAGCTCCTTTTGTTTAATGGTCTTGACTTAGAACTTAACTCTCAGCACACTCTTTGCACACGTTTTTCTGCACTATAATGGTGTGGAGATGGGAACCTCACTAGGACCAGGAAAGTACACCCTGTCACTTCAAGGTGAGATATTTCACTATTTGATGGAAAAGAATATCCCTTCTAATTGGGGACTTACTTCTAGAGCACTTTCTCTGGATGAAATCTTGATTTAGTGCCAAATGGGATTATAGGCACCAGTTAtgtttctgtaaatataaaCCTAAAGCATCTTGAGGATCTCAGACATACATTTTTCAAAGTGCCAAACTCTGTTTTGGAtgtctttcttcctctcagtcCCCCTACAGCATGACTGCATTGCCAAAAAGAGACAACTCTACCACTGTAACGACTTCCTGACCTGGCAGCAGATCTCACCCTGGAACGAGGGGGTAGCAAATGCCATTCCTGTCATCCAGGCTTTATAAAAAGAGACTGGGTCCTGAAAAGAGGTAAAAccatgaagctttttttttcctgggtggCAGTTCAGAATCTGTGGAAGCAGAGGACTCATCACGTGAACAGTTTTAGATTAAAGGtgggaagaaattaattttcctcagtGAAAGCATCTGATTTTTCTTACCTTTGTTAGTCAATTGTAACTCCTCTTTGATAGCTATTACCTTTAGTGTGGagataaaaaaccaaactaccATTTTCATCTACTTGAACTAAGGTGAA is part of the Chiroxiphia lanceolata isolate bChiLan1 chromosome 17, bChiLan1.pri, whole genome shotgun sequence genome and encodes:
- the TTPAL gene encoding alpha-tocopherol transfer protein-like, producing MSGDSDCTRTSPSAGSPSDNELLPDRPKYVCSLSPDLVTKAREELQEKPEWRLRDVQALRDMVCKDYPSLGTCLDDAFLLRFLRARKFDYDRALQLLVNYHTCRRTWPEVFSNLKPSAIKPVLESGFVTVLPHRDPEGRHVVCIRPDRWTPSNYPITENIRAIYLTLEKLIQSEETQVNGIVILADYKGVSLSKASHFGPFVAKKVIGILQDGFPIRIKAVNIINEPRIFKGIFAIIKPFLKEKIANRFFLHGCDLNSLHQNIPPVILPEEYGGTAGKLDISAWNELLLASEEDFLHDFSQLVVPCDSSPHDMLVSGDADEKQCDDSLRGMKPQLYYCY